A window of Chryseobacterium sp. IHB B 17019 genomic DNA:
TGCCGTAAGTAGCGATGTAGGCCCATTTTTTATTTTTACTGATTCCTTGTTTTAACGGAATATTTTTAATGGCAACAATTCCGGTACATAATCCTGAAATGGTGTTGCTTAAATTTAAATCTACTTTTACAAAACGGTCTTTATTAAAAATCGTCAGTTTTGATTGTAAATCTATCGCATCGCCCCAGGTTTTCCAGCCTTTATAATCGATGGTTGCATAAGATTGATCTTTTTCGTTAACCACTTTTACAGCTGTATTTTTCACGACTTTAAAGGTTTCAATAAAATCATTCTGCTCGTCGTATCTTCCGTAAGAACCGATGCCGATGGTACGGCCGGATTTCAAAATATCCTGTCCCCACGGTGCATCGTGGTGATAGGATTCAAAACCGTCCTGTCCGACTTCAGGTAAAACCAAAGTGTTTACTTTTTTACCGAAAATATCCGTTGCATTTCTCCAATCCAAGTATAGTCTGTAACCGATCTGGTTGTTTTCCAGACCGATACCTTCATATCTGATATAGTAAGAATGGTCTGTATGTTCGGCAGGAAGCACAAGTTCATTAATATTTTTAAAAGTTCCTCCAATGTACTGATTGCCTTCCCATTTTCCGCCTTCTTTTACGGAAAGTTCCGCGTAAGAAAAAGGAGCTTTTGGATTTTTCTTAATTTTTTCAATCACAGAAGTCTGAGCCAGAGAAAATGTTGAACTCAAAAATGCTCCTGCAATTGCTATTTTAAACAAACTGAATTTCATAATACTTTTTATTAGATAACTGGTTTTGAACTAAAAGGTTTCATAGTTATTAGGATTGTTCTTTAGTTATTTTTTTAACCAAATCGTTAAAATATACTTCAATATTATCATATTTTTTATCTAAATCCCGTCCGTTGGAATTGGCAACTTTCGGGTTTAATTTATTTTTAATTTCCCATTCATCGGGCATTCCGTCATTGTCTGAATCGAGGAGAGGTTTTCCTGGATTTAAATTTGGAAATCCGCCTACATCATTTTGAGAATCAATGATTCCGTTGGTGCTTCCTTTTGAACCTTTGAACGTGAAACTTCCATTTTTTACATCTTTTAAAACATGCAGATCAACGGCATCTCTCACCAAGCTTGCCCCTCCGAACTGTAAAATTTTCTCAAATGCTTCTTTCGCGGAATGAGTTTTCACATTGTCCTGAACATCATGCGGCTGATTAATTTTTATGGAGTTTTTATCTTTATCCGTCAAATTGTAAGATTTCATCTGACCGAAAACACCTTCCGTCCAGTTGTCCTTCGTGATTTCAGGGTTTCCTTCCATAACATTTCCGTTGATGTAATATTTCCCCCAAATGTTGTACACTTCAGCTTGTGGCTTTTTATTTTTATCGATGGCAACAATCCGTTGTTTTGTTGTTGTTGCAGGTCCGGGTTTGTAGTAATTATTAACGATATTCACGTTCATCCCTTCACCTCCGTAGATATTATTATGACCCCAATTATAGATCACATTATTCCTGAAATCGGTAAGA
This region includes:
- a CDS encoding DUF4861 family protein; translated protein: MKFSLFKIAIAGAFLSSTFSLAQTSVIEKIKKNPKAPFSYAELSVKEGGKWEGNQYIGGTFKNINELVLPAEHTDHSYYIRYEGIGLENNQIGYRLYLDWRNATDIFGKKVNTLVLPEVGQDGFESYHHDAPWGQDILKSGRTIGIGSYGRYDEQNDFIETFKVVKNTAVKVVNEKDQSYATIDYKGWKTWGDAIDLQSKLTIFNKDRFVKVDLNLSNTISGLCTGIVAIKNIPLKQGISKNKKWAYIATYGNQTETKKEDNLGMAVFYSLESFDKYVKTKSTHTVVFKKTKNVSYYFLGAWSMEPNGLATEEAFYQDLDKKLDILDKNNQL
- a CDS encoding pectate lyase family protein, encoding MKKHFTKIMTIGIVCGSLTFVEAQNVLSFPGAEGFGRYTTGGRGGKFYVVDKLTDDGSEGTLRHALNHKGPRYIVFKTGGTIYLESPLRIKEGDVTIAGQTAPGDGITVANYETFVAADNVIIRYMRFRMGDQKKYQGDAFGARFIKNLMVDHCSMSWSTDETVSIYVNENTTLQWSVISESLRNSTHEKGAHGYGGIAGGKFASFHHNIYAHHDSRNPRLGEYAGSKFALTDLTDFRNNVIYNWGHNNIYGGEGMNVNIVNNYYKPGPATTTKQRIVAIDKNKKPQAEVYNIWGKYYINGNVMEGNPEITKDNWTEGVFGQMKSYNLTDKDKNSIKINQPHDVQDNVKTHSAKEAFEKILQFGGASLVRDAVDLHVLKDVKNGSFTFKGSKGSTNGIIDSQNDVGGFPNLNPGKPLLDSDNDGMPDEWEIKNKLNPKVANSNGRDLDKKYDNIEVYFNDLVKKITKEQS